From Algoriphagus sp. NG3, the proteins below share one genomic window:
- the metG gene encoding methionine--tRNA ligase yields the protein MSNKNFKRYTVTSALPYANGPLHIGHLAGCYIPSDIYVRYLRSLGKDVAYICGSDEHGVAITIKAKKENKTPQEVVDHYHQIMKGSFQEFGISFDHYSRTSAPIHHETARGFFKDLYEKGEFLEQSTAQYYDEEANQFLADRYIEGTCPKCGNEHAYGDQCEKCGSSLSPTDLINPKSKLSGRTPVLKETKHWFLDLARYQSFLKKWILEDHADDWKNNVLGQCRSWLEAGEGLQARSMTRDLEWGIKVPLQDAEGKVLYVWFDAPIGYISSTKEWAAEKGIDWEPYWKDQDTKLVHFIGKDNIVFHCIIFPAILKTHGEYILPDNVPANEFLNLEGDKISTSRNWAVWLHEYLDEFPGKQDVLRYVLTANAPETKDNDFTWKDFQTRNNSELVAIYGNFVNRAVVLTHKYYQGTIPQRGELTGYDQEVLDALAEFPAKVAASIERYRFREALGIVMDLARLGNKYLADTEPWKVIKTDETRTATILNIALNIAANLAIVSEPFLPFTAGKLVDLFGMDKIDWSEAGQSELLKAGTSLGKMGLLFEKIEDETVEKQVQKLLDAKKMNEAENAPVPAMKEVITYDDFAKLDMRVVTILEAEKMPKSKKLLKLKVETGLGTRTVLSGVAEHFEPEFLVGKQVTMLINLAPRKMMGIDSEGMILMAEDKDGKLKLLVPHEGTASGSAIS from the coding sequence ATGAGCAACAAGAATTTCAAACGCTATACAGTCACATCCGCCCTTCCCTATGCCAATGGGCCACTTCATATCGGTCATCTGGCTGGGTGCTATATCCCTTCAGATATCTATGTGCGCTATTTGCGGAGCTTGGGCAAAGATGTAGCCTATATCTGTGGGTCGGATGAGCATGGTGTAGCCATCACGATCAAAGCTAAAAAGGAGAATAAGACTCCACAGGAAGTAGTGGATCACTACCATCAGATCATGAAGGGTAGTTTTCAGGAATTCGGGATCAGCTTTGATCATTATTCCCGTACTTCTGCTCCAATTCATCACGAGACTGCTCGGGGATTTTTCAAAGATCTGTATGAAAAAGGAGAGTTTCTGGAGCAGAGCACTGCGCAATACTATGACGAGGAAGCCAATCAGTTTTTGGCAGATAGATATATAGAAGGCACGTGCCCAAAATGTGGTAATGAACATGCTTATGGAGATCAGTGTGAGAAATGCGGCAGCTCTCTGAGCCCTACGGACTTAATCAATCCAAAGTCTAAATTGAGTGGAAGGACACCTGTATTAAAAGAAACGAAGCATTGGTTTTTGGATTTGGCCCGCTACCAGAGTTTTCTTAAAAAATGGATTCTCGAGGATCATGCCGATGACTGGAAAAACAATGTGCTAGGGCAGTGTCGTTCTTGGCTGGAAGCAGGCGAAGGATTGCAGGCCAGATCTATGACCAGGGATCTCGAATGGGGGATCAAAGTGCCCCTGCAGGATGCGGAAGGCAAAGTGCTTTACGTTTGGTTCGATGCACCGATCGGGTACATCTCCTCTACCAAAGAGTGGGCAGCGGAAAAAGGAATCGACTGGGAGCCTTACTGGAAAGATCAAGACACCAAGTTGGTACACTTTATCGGCAAGGATAATATTGTGTTCCACTGCATTATTTTCCCCGCCATTCTAAAGACCCATGGTGAATATATCCTTCCTGACAATGTGCCGGCAAATGAATTTCTAAACCTGGAAGGAGATAAAATTTCCACTTCCCGCAATTGGGCAGTTTGGCTTCATGAGTATTTGGATGAATTTCCAGGTAAGCAGGACGTGCTTCGCTATGTGCTCACAGCAAATGCTCCGGAAACTAAAGACAATGACTTTACCTGGAAGGATTTCCAGACAAGGAACAACTCTGAGTTGGTGGCTATTTATGGGAATTTCGTGAACCGTGCGGTGGTCCTAACCCATAAGTACTATCAGGGGACAATCCCTCAGAGAGGTGAATTGACAGGATATGATCAGGAAGTTTTGGATGCGCTGGCAGAGTTTCCTGCTAAAGTTGCGGCTTCTATCGAGCGATACAGATTCCGTGAAGCCTTAGGGATAGTAATGGACCTGGCCCGTCTGGGAAATAAGTATCTGGCAGATACTGAGCCATGGAAGGTCATCAAAACGGATGAAACAAGGACGGCTACGATTCTGAATATAGCGCTGAATATTGCAGCAAACCTGGCTATTGTTTCGGAGCCGTTCTTGCCCTTTACAGCTGGTAAACTGGTAGATCTTTTCGGGATGGACAAGATAGACTGGTCTGAAGCAGGACAGTCAGAGTTACTGAAAGCGGGTACCTCACTGGGTAAAATGGGGCTTCTTTTCGAGAAAATCGAAGATGAAACAGTAGAGAAACAAGTTCAAAAATTATTAGATGCCAAGAAGATGAATGAAGCTGAAAATGCTCCGGTTCCAGCAATGAAGGAAGTCATCACTTATGATGATTTTGCCAAGCTGGACATGCGTGTGGTGACAATACTGGAGGCAGAGAAAATGCCAAAATCAAAGAAATTACTCAAACTGAAAGTAGAGACAGGACTTGGCACCAGAACGGTATTGAGCGGCGTAGCGGAGCATTTCGAGCCTGAGTTTCTTGTAGGTAAGCAAGTGACTATGCTGATCAATCTTGCTCCAAGAAAAATGATGGGAATTGACAGTGAAGGAATGATTCTGATGGCTGAAGACAAAGACGGGAAGTTGAAGCTTTTGGTTCCCCATGAAGGGACTGCGAGTGGCTCGGCGATATCTTGA
- the ligA gene encoding NAD-dependent DNA ligase LigA, translating to MNPQEAEKRIAQLSKEINHHNNLYYQESNPEISDFEFDKLLEELIQLETAFPDLLDPDSPSQRVGGTITKDFQTVVHSTRMLSLGNTYSKEELLSFDERVAKGLGHTDFEYFCEMKFDGVAISLVYENGRFVRAVTRGDGYRGDDVTANVRTIRNIPLHIKGDGVPALFEVRGEIFLPLKEFLKINAEREEAGDALLANPRNAASGTLKMQDSSVVAKRRLNCYFYQLLGDEIGVQTHADAIALIEKWGFNVSQTYRKVKNIEEVIQYIEDWKEKRFTLPVDTDGVVLKVNNYDQREELGFTAKNPRWAISYKYKAESAESELLSITYQVGRTGAITPVANLSPVSLAGTTVKRASLHNANEIERLDLHEGDFVFVEKGGEIIPKITAVNPDKRKSGASPITYITHCPECGTELERKEGEAKHYCPNTASCPPQVLGRIEHFVHKRAMDIDSMGTERIRALIDQGFIRTYADIYELEGRKEALLGLEMSQDQYETEGDGLLYITLEKALFALTEQISFKQIRDFLTEKAELPLAETLRAFQEQLRIWKKKVSSNVGMVEYLINHLKDHNLPKLEDYVPVAVVLEILLGRRVDFETLLSVSKNEGTVHGILLKLNLELTPEVNDRIKKLKANTFQDGVISNMMEGIAASKNQPFEKVLFALGIRNIGENTAQLLARHFGNIDQLQAATSEQLLAINGVGETLVYSIQDFFAQAENQHTIQRLREQGLNFEIEQNENNQKGKQLEGKRILASGKLEHFKRDEIKDTVQAYGGQYISSVSKNLDFIIEGADMGPSKKEKAEKLGVPLISEEEFLKMIAR from the coding sequence ATGAACCCGCAGGAAGCAGAAAAGAGAATAGCACAGCTAAGCAAGGAAATCAACCACCACAACAACCTCTATTATCAGGAAAGCAATCCGGAAATATCCGATTTTGAGTTCGATAAGCTGCTGGAGGAATTGATACAGCTGGAAACAGCCTTTCCTGATCTGCTGGATCCTGACAGTCCTAGCCAACGGGTGGGCGGGACGATTACGAAGGATTTCCAGACCGTCGTGCACAGCACCCGCATGCTCTCTTTGGGAAACACCTATTCTAAGGAAGAACTTTTGTCTTTTGATGAACGGGTAGCAAAGGGGCTTGGACACACGGATTTTGAATATTTCTGCGAGATGAAATTCGACGGGGTGGCGATCAGCCTGGTCTATGAAAACGGCAGATTTGTAAGGGCTGTGACGCGTGGGGATGGATACCGGGGCGATGATGTCACTGCCAATGTGCGTACCATCCGAAATATCCCCCTGCACATCAAGGGAGATGGTGTGCCTGCTTTATTCGAAGTACGGGGAGAGATCTTCTTGCCCCTGAAAGAGTTTCTTAAAATCAATGCCGAACGCGAGGAAGCAGGCGATGCTTTGCTCGCCAATCCCCGTAATGCCGCCTCCGGGACGCTTAAAATGCAGGATTCATCAGTGGTCGCCAAGCGTCGCTTGAATTGTTATTTCTATCAATTGCTCGGCGACGAAATCGGAGTACAGACCCATGCTGATGCAATTGCACTTATAGAAAAATGGGGATTCAACGTCTCCCAGACTTACCGGAAAGTCAAAAACATCGAAGAAGTAATCCAATACATAGAAGATTGGAAAGAAAAACGTTTTACACTTCCAGTGGATACGGATGGGGTTGTACTAAAAGTCAATAACTACGACCAGCGTGAGGAGTTAGGCTTTACTGCCAAAAATCCCCGCTGGGCGATCTCTTATAAATACAAAGCAGAAAGTGCCGAATCGGAGCTGCTTTCCATCACCTACCAAGTAGGAAGAACCGGGGCCATCACACCTGTTGCCAACCTTTCACCTGTGAGTCTGGCCGGCACTACCGTAAAACGTGCCTCTCTGCACAATGCAAATGAAATCGAACGCCTTGACCTTCATGAAGGAGACTTTGTGTTTGTAGAAAAAGGAGGGGAAATCATCCCTAAAATCACTGCCGTAAATCCGGATAAGAGAAAGAGCGGCGCAAGCCCAATAACCTACATCACCCACTGTCCTGAATGTGGCACCGAGCTGGAGCGCAAGGAAGGCGAAGCAAAGCACTACTGTCCAAACACTGCATCCTGTCCGCCTCAAGTGCTGGGAAGGATAGAGCATTTTGTACATAAGCGGGCGATGGATATCGATTCTATGGGAACTGAGCGTATACGCGCCTTGATCGATCAGGGGTTTATCCGCACCTATGCGGATATCTATGAACTGGAAGGTAGAAAGGAAGCACTCCTAGGCTTGGAAATGTCCCAGGATCAATACGAAACCGAAGGCGATGGACTGCTCTACATCACCTTGGAAAAAGCTCTTTTTGCCTTAACAGAGCAGATTTCTTTCAAACAAATCCGTGATTTCCTGACAGAAAAAGCTGAGTTGCCCCTGGCAGAAACGCTCCGTGCATTCCAGGAACAACTCCGCATCTGGAAGAAAAAAGTCTCATCCAATGTGGGGATGGTGGAATACCTGATCAACCATCTCAAAGACCATAACCTTCCCAAACTGGAAGATTATGTACCGGTAGCTGTAGTATTGGAGATTTTGCTGGGACGTAGGGTTGATTTTGAAACGCTCCTTTCAGTAAGTAAAAATGAGGGTACTGTACATGGGATTCTGCTCAAATTAAATCTGGAATTGACCCCAGAGGTCAATGACCGCATAAAAAAACTTAAAGCCAACACTTTCCAGGACGGGGTGATTTCCAACATGATGGAAGGAATAGCGGCCTCCAAAAACCAACCATTTGAAAAAGTCCTTTTCGCACTGGGGATCAGAAATATCGGAGAAAACACCGCACAGCTTTTAGCCAGACATTTTGGCAACATTGATCAACTCCAGGCTGCTACTTCTGAACAATTGCTAGCCATCAACGGTGTAGGAGAAACTTTGGTATATAGCATACAGGATTTCTTTGCGCAAGCGGAAAACCAACACACCATCCAACGGCTAAGGGAACAGGGACTGAACTTTGAGATCGAGCAGAATGAAAATAACCAAAAAGGAAAACAACTAGAAGGGAAAAGGATTTTGGCGAGCGGAAAACTGGAGCATTTCAAACGGGACGAGATCAAAGACACTGTACAGGCTTACGGTGGGCAGTATATTTCCTCGGTATCCAAAAACCTGGACTTTATTATAGAAGGCGCAGACATGGGGCCAAGCAAAAAGGAAAAAGCCGAGAAACTTGGTGTCCCGTTGATTTCTGAAGAAGAATTTTTGAAGATGATAGCTAGGTAG
- a CDS encoding nucleotidyltransferase domain-containing protein, whose product MKFGLTNKAQKIIIDIFKKYPEVGHVLIYGSRAKGTHSNRSDLDLVISDREIDRFTLGKLHSDINESDFPYTIDLQILDRIQNKNLLDHIHRMGKSFYRKEKA is encoded by the coding sequence ATGAAGTTCGGACTGACAAATAAGGCTCAGAAAATCATCATTGATATTTTTAAGAAATATCCCGAAGTAGGACACGTTCTTATTTATGGTTCTAGAGCCAAAGGGACACATTCAAACAGAAGTGACTTAGACTTGGTTATTTCAGACCGGGAAATTGATCGATTTACCTTGGGAAAATTACATTCTGATATCAACGAAAGTGATTTTCCTTATACGATCGATTTACAGATTCTTGATAGGATTCAAAATAAAAATCTACTTGATCATATTCATAGGATGGGAAAGTCTTTTTATAGAAAAGAGAAAGCTTGA
- the xseB gene encoding exodeoxyribonuclease VII small subunit, which translates to MNGLKYNEAMSRLEVILTELEEGKKSVDELSDLVKEAAELVKACRGKLKTTEEDIKKAFEGA; encoded by the coding sequence ATGAACGGATTGAAATATAATGAGGCAATGAGCCGACTGGAAGTTATTTTGACTGAATTAGAGGAAGGAAAGAAAAGTGTGGATGAGCTATCTGACCTTGTAAAAGAGGCCGCTGAGCTGGTGAAGGCCTGTAGAGGGAAGTTAAAAACCACCGAAGAAGATATTAAAAAAGCTTTCGAAGGAGCCTGA
- a CDS encoding YitT family protein — MVQRLLKIQDSELVKRITIWRQIKDGLFIAIGVVMASIGLKGFLLPNGFFDGGAMGMSLLLEMLTPVNLSVLILLVNLPFILLGARQVSVPFAIKSTLAIFGLALLVHYIEVPAITADKLLIAVFGGFFLGSGIGFAIRGGAVIDGTEVLAISVSRKSSLTVGDFITIFNVCLFIVAAIFVGIETAMYSMLTYFSASKTVDFIINGVEEYLGVMIMSPHNETIKQMISYDLGRGVTVLKSDGGYGDKANELPDRKVLFCVITRLEVTKILMEINKIDPKAFVIQYPIKDTKGGMIKKRPLH, encoded by the coding sequence TTTTGAAAATCCAGGACAGCGAATTGGTGAAAAGGATAACAATTTGGAGGCAAATCAAAGATGGGCTTTTCATAGCTATCGGAGTAGTGATGGCCAGCATAGGCCTGAAGGGCTTTTTGCTGCCTAATGGGTTCTTCGATGGTGGTGCCATGGGCATGTCCTTGCTCCTCGAAATGCTCACCCCTGTGAATTTATCTGTCCTGATACTTTTAGTAAATCTCCCATTTATCCTGCTAGGCGCCCGACAGGTCTCCGTTCCATTTGCCATTAAAAGCACCTTGGCGATTTTTGGGCTGGCCCTGCTTGTCCACTATATAGAAGTGCCAGCCATCACTGCAGACAAACTGCTAATAGCGGTTTTTGGAGGTTTTTTCTTAGGTAGCGGTATAGGCTTTGCTATACGGGGCGGGGCGGTCATTGATGGCACTGAGGTACTGGCTATTTCTGTCAGTAGAAAATCCAGCCTTACCGTAGGTGATTTTATTACGATTTTCAACGTTTGCCTATTCATCGTAGCTGCTATTTTTGTAGGCATAGAGACGGCGATGTATTCTATGTTGACCTATTTTTCGGCTTCCAAAACGGTGGACTTTATCATCAACGGAGTAGAGGAATATCTCGGTGTGATGATCATGTCTCCGCATAATGAAACCATTAAACAGATGATTTCATACGATTTGGGCCGCGGTGTCACAGTCTTGAAATCCGACGGAGGGTATGGTGACAAGGCAAACGAACTACCGGATCGTAAAGTGCTATTCTGTGTAATCACCCGATTGGAAGTGACTAAAATCCTGATGGAAATCAACAAAATCGACCCAAAAGCATTTGTCATCCAATATCCGATCAAGGATACAAAAGGCGGAATGATTAAAAAGAGGCCGTTGCATTAG
- a CDS encoding TetR/AcrR family transcriptional regulator, with amino-acid sequence MPKKANIESKILDAAYKLFLEKGYRNTTMDDIAQVLEMSKKTLYKYYPGKLDLLAASFELTKTKLTAKVEAVLENRYISFPQKLKSTLTIMASLLGPINPELFEDLREYAPETWENLQQYINESAYARFKKLLDQGIKEGLVKPSVNLNLVVMLYAAAVQSLIDPRFTAQFPDSIQEGMKIPPSDIYDQAITIIYNGILTDEARDEFTNA; translated from the coding sequence ATGCCTAAAAAAGCGAATATTGAAAGTAAAATCCTTGATGCTGCCTATAAGCTATTTCTCGAAAAAGGCTACCGCAATACCACCATGGATGATATAGCCCAGGTTTTGGAAATGAGTAAAAAGACGCTTTATAAGTACTACCCAGGCAAACTGGACTTGCTAGCCGCTTCTTTTGAGTTGACTAAGACTAAGCTAACGGCTAAAGTGGAAGCGGTTTTGGAGAATAGATATATTTCTTTTCCACAGAAGCTGAAATCCACGTTGACCATAATGGCTTCTCTGCTGGGGCCGATCAATCCTGAGCTTTTCGAAGATCTCCGGGAATATGCTCCTGAGACTTGGGAAAACCTGCAGCAGTATATCAATGAGTCAGCATACGCCAGATTTAAAAAACTCCTGGATCAAGGGATAAAAGAAGGTTTGGTCAAGCCATCAGTCAATCTCAATCTGGTAGTGATGCTGTATGCGGCTGCAGTACAGTCGCTTATTGATCCCCGCTTCACCGCGCAGTTTCCTGACTCTATACAAGAAGGAATGAAAATACCGCCATCTGATATTTACGATCAGGCGATCACGATTATATACAATGGGATTTTGACAGATGAGGCACGTGATGAATTTACGAACGCCTAA
- a CDS encoding nucleotidyltransferase substrate binding protein: MRVDSMDNDIRWKQRLENFSKAVKLLEEVQSLDLRKTSQLEKEGIIQRFEFTLELGWKTLKDRMESDGLVLNQISPKMVVKEAYKAKYIDQIEIWIDMINDRNLLRHTYDFTVMEEVISDIQKRYSAALSTLLKTLL, from the coding sequence TTGAGAGTTGATAGTATGGATAATGATATCAGGTGGAAGCAGAGACTGGAAAATTTCTCCAAAGCGGTTAAATTATTGGAGGAAGTTCAATCCTTAGATTTAAGAAAAACCTCTCAGCTGGAAAAAGAAGGAATTATTCAGCGTTTTGAATTCACGCTGGAATTGGGCTGGAAGACGTTAAAAGATAGGATGGAGTCAGATGGCTTGGTGCTGAATCAGATTTCTCCAAAAATGGTAGTCAAAGAAGCATATAAAGCTAAGTATATCGACCAAATAGAAATATGGATAGATATGATCAATGACCGTAATTTGCTTCGCCATACGTATGATTTTACAGTCATGGAAGAAGTAATTTCTGATATACAGAAACGGTATTCTGCTGCATTATCGACATTACTAAAGACCTTATTGTGA
- a CDS encoding UpxY family transcription antiterminator, with protein sequence MEESKWYVMYTASRSEKKVADRLVEKGLEVYLPMIEELRQWSDRKKKVKRAMFNGYVFVKTKRNQLWECLQVPGAVKFVHFSGQHATVREEDLEIIKRIVDTGVSVESDGSTIDPGQKVKVIGGPLQHMTGEVIEKGNQDYFLIRIPGIYQNLLISVPRKFLEVSN encoded by the coding sequence ATGGAAGAATCAAAGTGGTATGTAATGTACACCGCCTCAAGATCTGAAAAGAAAGTGGCAGATCGCCTAGTCGAAAAAGGGTTGGAAGTGTACTTGCCTATGATAGAGGAGTTGAGACAGTGGTCTGACAGGAAAAAGAAAGTAAAACGCGCGATGTTCAACGGGTATGTTTTTGTGAAGACAAAACGTAACCAGCTTTGGGAATGTCTGCAGGTGCCGGGAGCGGTGAAATTTGTGCATTTTTCCGGGCAGCATGCCACAGTCCGTGAAGAGGATCTGGAGATCATCAAGAGGATAGTTGATACCGGAGTAAGCGTGGAGTCCGATGGCTCTACCATAGATCCTGGACAGAAAGTAAAAGTAATCGGAGGTCCCCTTCAGCACATGACGGGTGAGGTGATAGAGAAGGGGAATCAGGATTATTTCCTGATCAGAATCCCCGGAATCTACCAGAATTTGCTTATAAGCGTTCCAAGAAAATTCCTGGAAGTTAGCAATTAA
- the dapA gene encoding 4-hydroxy-tetrahydrodipicolinate synthase codes for MNILKGTGVALVTPFHDDYSIDFEGLKRLVNHVIDGGVDYLVVLGTTGETVTLTSAEKKQVLNAVLDYNNDRIPVVYGMGGNNTMAVLNDISSTDFTGITAILSVSPYYNKPSQAGIISHYKAIADACPVPVILYNIPGRTMSNMTAETTLTLAEHSNIVGMKEASGNLEQCMQIAAKMPRDFLLVSGDDLMTKALYSIGGSGIISVMANAIPATFKALCHGTEEESMKAAFSLLPLNGLMYEESNPVGIKNLLRHMGICEDQVRLPMLRASLELNQKIKAAYQKLK; via the coding sequence ATGAATATACTAAAAGGAACCGGTGTCGCCCTTGTCACCCCATTTCACGATGATTACTCGATTGATTTCGAAGGTCTAAAAAGACTGGTCAATCATGTGATCGACGGCGGAGTGGACTATCTTGTGGTACTGGGCACCACCGGGGAGACGGTCACTCTTACCTCTGCGGAAAAAAAGCAGGTGCTAAATGCCGTTTTGGATTACAATAACGACCGCATACCGGTAGTCTATGGCATGGGAGGCAACAATACCATGGCTGTGCTGAATGATATTTCCTCTACTGACTTTACAGGCATCACAGCTATTCTGTCAGTCAGTCCCTACTACAACAAACCAAGCCAAGCCGGGATCATATCCCATTATAAAGCTATTGCAGATGCATGCCCGGTGCCGGTGATATTATATAATATCCCAGGAAGAACCATGTCCAATATGACTGCCGAAACCACCCTGACCCTAGCGGAACATTCTAATATAGTCGGGATGAAAGAGGCAAGTGGCAACCTGGAGCAGTGCATGCAAATTGCAGCAAAAATGCCGAGGGATTTCCTCTTAGTGTCTGGTGATGATCTGATGACCAAAGCACTATACAGCATAGGCGGATCAGGGATTATATCTGTAATGGCCAACGCTATACCTGCCACATTCAAGGCACTATGCCATGGCACAGAAGAGGAATCCATGAAAGCGGCATTCTCACTCTTGCCCCTCAACGGTCTTATGTACGAAGAAAGCAATCCTGTAGGGATCAAAAACTTACTCCGTCACATGGGTATATGTGAAGATCAGGTAAGACTCCCCATGCTGCGTGCGAGCCTTGAGCTAAACCAAAAGATCAAAGCCGCATACCAAAAATTGAAATGA
- the xseA gene encoding exodeoxyribonuclease VII large subunit translates to MKNTRSISELNRLIQQALETELDPVIWVIGEIADFRKAPQGHAYFELVEKEGNTVQAKIKANLWSFAYRSIASKFESTTGTSIKNGMKILAQVTVNFHAVYGLSVNIKDIDPSFSLGERARVRQETIDRLSREGLLRLNARHLLPAVIQKIAVISSPTAAGYGDFINQLENNAFGYQVYHKLFPTMMQGNDAATSLLKSLSQVEATKDQLGIEAVVIIRGGGAQLDLDCFDDYQLSAHIANFPLPIFTGIGHERDESIADLVAHTKLKTPTAVAEFLLSGFREFEENLGLVLLRLDRATRQKINEEQAKVQHLAHQVSAFAESKLKLEAEKLHSSVNRIRMSAKNILTVQENSLVTFEKDLKRGLDAYFQQQKQKLESKETLLRQLDPKAILARGYTRTEVKGKPIHLTEVKTGDQLLTHTTTAKISSTITQIEEK, encoded by the coding sequence ATGAAAAACACCAGATCCATATCCGAACTTAACAGGCTGATCCAACAAGCCTTGGAAACGGAATTGGATCCGGTGATCTGGGTGATAGGAGAAATTGCTGATTTCAGGAAAGCACCTCAGGGACATGCTTACTTTGAATTGGTAGAAAAAGAGGGCAATACAGTTCAGGCAAAAATCAAAGCCAATCTCTGGTCTTTCGCCTATAGATCTATTGCATCCAAATTTGAATCCACTACCGGAACCAGTATAAAAAACGGGATGAAAATCCTGGCGCAGGTAACCGTGAATTTCCATGCGGTATATGGACTCAGCGTCAATATAAAGGATATAGACCCTTCTTTTTCCTTGGGAGAAAGGGCTAGGGTTCGCCAGGAAACTATTGACCGACTGAGCAGGGAGGGGCTACTAAGGCTAAACGCAAGGCATTTACTTCCCGCTGTGATCCAGAAAATCGCCGTTATCAGTAGCCCTACCGCTGCCGGCTATGGTGATTTCATCAATCAACTTGAGAATAACGCTTTCGGTTATCAGGTTTACCATAAGTTATTCCCCACCATGATGCAGGGAAACGATGCGGCAACCTCTCTACTCAAAAGTCTGAGCCAAGTAGAAGCAACCAAAGATCAACTGGGAATAGAAGCCGTAGTGATTATACGTGGAGGTGGCGCACAACTGGATTTGGATTGCTTTGATGATTACCAGCTCTCTGCCCATATAGCTAACTTCCCCTTGCCTATATTTACAGGTATTGGCCATGAAAGAGACGAGTCAATAGCTGATTTGGTAGCACATACCAAACTAAAGACCCCCACTGCAGTGGCAGAATTCCTTCTCTCAGGATTTAGGGAGTTTGAAGAAAACCTAGGGCTGGTTTTATTAAGATTAGACCGGGCTACCCGACAAAAAATCAATGAGGAACAGGCTAAAGTCCAACACCTCGCACATCAGGTCAGTGCCTTTGCGGAAAGTAAGCTAAAACTGGAAGCCGAGAAATTGCATTCTTCGGTCAATAGAATCCGGATGTCTGCCAAAAACATTCTGACTGTTCAGGAAAATAGCTTGGTAACCTTTGAAAAAGATTTGAAGCGGGGACTGGACGCCTATTTTCAGCAACAAAAACAAAAACTGGAGTCCAAAGAAACACTGCTACGTCAGTTGGATCCCAAAGCTATTTTGGCCAGAGGTTACACCCGAACTGAAGTAAAGGGAAAACCGATACATCTTACCGAGGTTAAGACAGGAGATCAGTTACTTACCCATACCACTACAGCAAAAATCAGCAGCACTATTACACAAATTGAGGAAAAATGA